In Primulina eburnea isolate SZY01 chromosome 14, ASM2296580v1, whole genome shotgun sequence, the following proteins share a genomic window:
- the LOC140812524 gene encoding rho GDP-dissociation inhibitor 1-like — translation MGFYENKGDGKVGNPDSETNKSCENNPDPEIEPDSGGRVCQQMSETSLYATEDEDEEDTGTNIQLGPQCTLKELSEKDKDDESLRRWKEQLLGSVDVNSVRETLDPEVKILSLAIKSPARDDIFLPIPEAGNPKGPWFTLKEGSRYRLKFTFQVNNNIVSGLKYKNTVWKTGLKVDSTKEMIGTFSPQAEPYTHDMPEETTPSGIFARGSYSAKTQFLDDDNKCYLELNYTFEIKRDW, via the exons ATGGGATTTTATGAGAATAAAGGTGATGGAAAAGTAGGCAACCCCGATTCCGAGACTAACAAATCCTGTGAAAACAACCCAGACCCGGAAATCGAACCTGATTCCGGCGGAAGGGTTTGCCAACAAATGAGTGAGACTTCTCTTTATGCCACTGAGGATGAGGATGAGGAAGATACTGGAACTAACATACAGTTGGGGCCTCAGTGCACTCTCAAAGAGCTATCCGAGAAAGACAag GATGATGAGAGTCTAAGGAGGTGGAAGGAACAACTTCTTGGGAGTGTAGATGTTAACTCTGTCCgag AAACCCTTGATCCGGAAGTGAAAATCTTGAGCCTTGCAATAAAATCCCCTGCTAGGGATGATATCTTTCTTCCAATCCCTGAAGCTGGAAATCCAAAGGGCCCTTGGTTTACCTTGAAAGAGGGGAGTCGATACCGCCTTAAATTTACTTTCCAGGTCAACAACAACATTGTATCGGGTCTGAAGTACAAGAACACCGTCTGGAAAACTGGCCTCAAAG TGGACAGCACGAAAGAGATGATTGGAACCTTCAGTCCTCAGGCAGAACCTTACACGCATGACATGCCCGAAGAGACGACCCCTTCTGGCATATTCGCTAGAGGATCATACTCAGCGAAAACACAG TTCCTTGACGACGATAACAAATGCTACTTGGAACTGAACTATACATTTGAAATCAAGAGAGACTGGTAG
- the LOC140812052 gene encoding acyl-CoA--sterol O-acyltransferase 1-like isoform X1 — MAGDQIKNVIMYWAEGEISSFIKVWLSAYISLFYCYFAGKILTGGVSRLACFLPVVCLFLLLPLQLHSMHLGGITAFFLAWLTNFKLLMFAFNRGPLANPSISFPRFLAVACLPIKLIQHNPHKKTEENETSITPKYAHRSIKNYAMKGLLLALIVKIYSFEEYIHPRIILVIYCFHIYFALEIMLAIAAAMARSLLGAELEPQFNEPYLSTSLQDFWGRRWNLMVTRILRPTVYIPVLHWSTGLMGRDWAPLPAVMSTFVVSGLIHELIFFYLGRVKPTWEITWLFLLHGVCLNVEIAVKKVVNGRWRLPMAVSTTLTVGFVMVTGFSLFFPPLLRCGGAERGLAELFAVGTFAKDVARVVGLAVN, encoded by the coding sequence ATGGCGGGTGATCAGATAAAGAATGTGATTATGTATTGGGCGGAAGGAGAAATCAGCAGCTTCATCAAGGTATGGTTATCAGCGTACATATCTTTGTTCTACTGCTATTTTGCCGGTAAGATCTTAACCGGAGGAGTCTCCAGACTCGCCTGTTTCCTCCCGGTGGTGTGCCTGTTCCTTCTCCTCCCGTTGCAGTTGCACTCCATGCACCTCGGCGGTATCACCGCCTTCTTCCTCGCTTGGCTTACCAACTTCAAGCTGTTGATGTTCGCTTTTAACAGAGGCCCTTTAGCCAATCCTTCAATTTCTTTCCCACGATTCCTGGCCGTTGCTTGCCTGCCTATTAAACTCATCCAACATAACCCACATAAGAAGACCGAAGAAAATGAAACTTCGATCACCCCTAAATATGCCCATAGGTCGATAAAAAACTATGCGATGAAGGGTTTGTTATTGGCGTTAATAGTCAAAATATATAGCTTCGAGGAATACATCCATCCAAGAATCATTCTGGTGATATACTGTTTCCACATATACTTCGCTTTGGAGATTATGCTAGCCATTGCCGCAGCCATGGCTCGCAGCTTGCTCGGCGCGGAGCTGGAGCCGCAGTTCAACGAGCCATACCTTTCGACTTCTCTGCAAGATTTCTGGGGGCGTCGGTGGAACCTCATGGTCACGCGGATACTGCGCCCCACTGTGTACATTCCAGTTCTACACTGGTCGACGGGGCTAATGGGCCGAGACTGGGCCCCGCTGCCAGCGGTGATGTCCACATTCGTCGTGTCGGGCCTGATTCACGAGCTCATATTCTTTTATCTGGGCCGGGTGAAGCCCACCTGGGAAATCACTTGGCTCTTTTTGCTGCACGGTGTGTGCTTGAATGTTGAGATTGCTGTCAAGAAGGTTGTAAATGGCAGGTGGCGGTTGCCGATGGCTGTCTCGACAACCTTGACCGTTGGATTCGTGATGGTCACCGGATTTTCACTGTTCTTCCCGCCGTTGTTGCGGTGCGGTGGGGCCGAGAGGGGGCTGGCGGAGCTCTTCGCTGTCGGCACGTTTGCGAAAGACGTCGCGAGGGTGGTTGGTTTGGCGGTCAACTGa
- the LOC140812052 gene encoding acyl-CoA--sterol O-acyltransferase 1-like isoform X2 has translation MHLGGITAFFLAWLTNFKLLMFAFNRGPLANPSISFPRFLAVACLPIKLIQHNPHKKTEENETSITPKYAHRSIKNYAMKGLLLALIVKIYSFEEYIHPRIILVIYCFHIYFALEIMLAIAAAMARSLLGAELEPQFNEPYLSTSLQDFWGRRWNLMVTRILRPTVYIPVLHWSTGLMGRDWAPLPAVMSTFVVSGLIHELIFFYLGRVKPTWEITWLFLLHGVCLNVEIAVKKVVNGRWRLPMAVSTTLTVGFVMVTGFSLFFPPLLRCGGAERGLAELFAVGTFAKDVARVVGLAVN, from the coding sequence ATGCACCTCGGCGGTATCACCGCCTTCTTCCTCGCTTGGCTTACCAACTTCAAGCTGTTGATGTTCGCTTTTAACAGAGGCCCTTTAGCCAATCCTTCAATTTCTTTCCCACGATTCCTGGCCGTTGCTTGCCTGCCTATTAAACTCATCCAACATAACCCACATAAGAAGACCGAAGAAAATGAAACTTCGATCACCCCTAAATATGCCCATAGGTCGATAAAAAACTATGCGATGAAGGGTTTGTTATTGGCGTTAATAGTCAAAATATATAGCTTCGAGGAATACATCCATCCAAGAATCATTCTGGTGATATACTGTTTCCACATATACTTCGCTTTGGAGATTATGCTAGCCATTGCCGCAGCCATGGCTCGCAGCTTGCTCGGCGCGGAGCTGGAGCCGCAGTTCAACGAGCCATACCTTTCGACTTCTCTGCAAGATTTCTGGGGGCGTCGGTGGAACCTCATGGTCACGCGGATACTGCGCCCCACTGTGTACATTCCAGTTCTACACTGGTCGACGGGGCTAATGGGCCGAGACTGGGCCCCGCTGCCAGCGGTGATGTCCACATTCGTCGTGTCGGGCCTGATTCACGAGCTCATATTCTTTTATCTGGGCCGGGTGAAGCCCACCTGGGAAATCACTTGGCTCTTTTTGCTGCACGGTGTGTGCTTGAATGTTGAGATTGCTGTCAAGAAGGTTGTAAATGGCAGGTGGCGGTTGCCGATGGCTGTCTCGACAACCTTGACCGTTGGATTCGTGATGGTCACCGGATTTTCACTGTTCTTCCCGCCGTTGTTGCGGTGCGGTGGGGCCGAGAGGGGGCTGGCGGAGCTCTTCGCTGTCGGCACGTTTGCGAAAGACGTCGCGAGGGTGGTTGGTTTGGCGGTCAACTGa
- the LOC140812534 gene encoding fumarylacetoacetase-like: protein MATKSFVQVQPDSHFPIQNLPFGVFKREPNSEPRPGVAIGDYVLDLSIISSAGLFDGKFLKNSDCFNQPNLNKFLGLGRPAWREARATLQKLLSADEPKLRDNEIIKQKALVPMDKVQMLLPIAIGDYTDFFASKHHAKNCGLIFRGPENPINPNWFHIPIAYHGRASSIVISGTDIIRPRGQGYPTGNSAPYFGPSRKLDFELEMAAVVGPGNGLGKLIAINEAADHIFGLVLMNDWSARDIQAWEYVPLGPFLGKSFGTTISPWIVTLDALEPFAIDAPEQNPPPLPYLTEKKSKNYDISLQVSITPAGHEETCIVTRSNFKNLYWTITQQLAHHTINGCNLRPGDIFGTGTISGPEPESYGCLLELTWNGQKPLSLGGATRTFFEDGDEVIFTGCCKGEGYTVGFGMCSGKISPSPP from the exons ATGGCGACGAAGTCGTTCGTCCAAGTCCAACCGGACTCTCATTTCCCGATTCAGAACCTCCCGTTTGGTGTGTTCAAGCGCGAGCCGAATTCCGAGCCTAGACCGGGGGTCGCCATTGGAGATTACGTCTTGGATCTCTCCATCATTTCCTCCGCTGGTCTCTTCGATGGAAAGTTTCTCAAAAATTCCGATTGCTTCAATCAG CCTAATCTTAACAAGTTTTTGGGATTGGGACGACCGGCATGGAGGGAAGCTCGTGCTACATTGCAAAAGCTATTGTCAG CCGATGAACCAAAACTGCGTGATAACGAAATTATAAAACAGAAAGCTCTTGTGCCGATG GATAAGGTCCAAATGCTTCTTCCTATTGCAATAGGAGACTACACGGACTTCTTTGCATCTAAGCATCATGCCAAGAACTGTGGACTTATCTTTCGAGGCCCAGAAAACCCAATTAACCCAAATTG GTTTCATATTCCTATTGCTTATCATGGGCGTGCATCCTCTATTGTCATCTCTGGAACTGATATCATTCGACCTAG AGGTCAAGGTTATCCGACTGGAAATTCTGCTCCCTACTTTGGACCTTCTCGTAAATTGGACTTTGAACTGGAAATG GCTGCCGTGGTTGGTCCTGGAAATGGATTAGGGAAGCTCATTGCTATTAACGAGGCGGCAGATCATATCTTTGGACTTGTCTTAATGAACGACTGGAGTG CAAGGGATATTCAGGCATGGGAATATGTGCCTCTTGGACCTTTCCTTGGTAAAAGTTTTG GCACGACTATATCTCCATGGATTGTAACCTTGGACGCTTTAGAACCATTTGCCATTGATGCTCCAGAGCAG AATCCTCCTCCCTTGCCATATCTCACTGAGAAGAAATCCAAGAACTACGATATTTCATTGCAG GTTTCGATAACACCTGCTGGACACGAAGAAACGTGCATAGTCACAAGAAGCAACTTCAAGAACTT GTATTGGACAATCACTCAACAACTTGCTCACCATACTATCAATGGTTGCAACTTAAGGCCTGGTGACATCTTTGGAACTGGAACTATTAGTGGTCCT GAACCTGAATCATACGGATGCTTGCTAGAGTTGACCTGGAACGGGCAAAAGCCATTATCTCTAGGTGGAGCCACTCGTACATTTTTTGAAGACGGGGATGAAGTCATTTTTACCGGGTGTTGCAAG ggGGAAGGTTACACTGTTGGCTTCGGAATGTGCTCTGGGAAGATTAGTCCATCGCCTCCCTGA